In the genome of Megalops cyprinoides isolate fMegCyp1 chromosome 7, fMegCyp1.pri, whole genome shotgun sequence, one region contains:
- the LOC118781248 gene encoding myo-inositol 2-dehydrogenase-like, producing the protein MGRKKKTLHDYAAEFSDLGVKRHVVEQHNSGERTLVEILYCKSCEITVRVRRDRILEHLASARHYRNKRLAKLWDCKPPQMLSETELHPSSPVELDSTSPLALQSQLILHGNHFPSPGSASLPSPVSQLAPPIHSSSITSTSSRRGVASTQGDPAPSTSASQSQTLPASRMKSPSPGVPASSSSPWLVMPEPSNFASGRQAFGEDELGSLGVGLALFGVGSGCRALCQSLVEEKGCHLLYVVEDQRWEVESVFSQEHLAHTRVLRAIDTDIVLSDQRVTGVLVCCPPKEASPIVLGALRAGKGVLCEKLPSLDRRIAESCFDEADRRGKPLVCGFYKRFDPALQYLYKKVNENDTLGRIQRITSVSRLYPRPTISRIRSSGGIFFSMAVHDIDVICWLLRERTPDSIFSLGHAFCAEVAAVNDADSISVSMKFPSGTIASLDISQHCNKSCDQRLEVHGSEGSLQMENRNPLGISDRSTSSGLCLQSTAERFRDAYRELLRHFLRTLRGMEAPFITKEQYLWTVQVAAAAEQSWKNGSAVDLRNEAPETMVIKTET; encoded by the exons TACTAGAGCACCTCGCTTCGGCCAGACATTATCGAAACAAACGTCTTGCGAAACTATGGGACTGCAAGCCCCCTCAGAT GTTGTCAGAGACGGAGCTCCACCCCAGCTCGCCTGTAGAACTGGACTCCACCTCGCCCCTGGCCCTGCAATCCCAGCTCATCCTGCACGGGAACCACTTCCCCTCTCCCGGCTCCGCCTCTCTCCCGTCGCCCGTGTCCCAGCTGGCGCCGCCCATCCATTCCAGCAGcatcacctccacctccagcaggAGGGGCGTGGCCTCCACCCAGGGTGACCCCGCCCCATCCACATccgccagccaatcacagacccTGCCTGCGTCTCGCATGAAGAGCCCTAGCCCGGGGGTGCCTGCGTCCAGCTCCAGCCCCTGGCTGGTGATGCCGGAGCCCTCGAACTTTGCCAGCGGACGGCAGGCCTTCGGGGAGGACGAGCTGGGCAGCCTGGGTGTGGGGCTGGCTCTGTTCGGCGTGGGCTCTGGCTGCAGAGCCCTGTGTCAGAGCTTAGTGGAGGAGAAAGGGTGCCACCTGCTGTACGTTGTGGAGGACCAGCGCTGGGAGGTGGAGAGCGTCTTCAGCCAGGAGCACCTTGCTCATACCCGGGTGCTGCGTGCTATCGATACAGACATTGTGCTCAGTGACCAGCG TGTTACAGGAGTTTTGGTCTGCTGCCCTCCTAAAGAGGCCTCACCAATAGTCTTGGGTGCATTAAGAGCCG GTAAAGGTGTTCTCTGCGAGAAGCTGCCCAGTTTAGACAGACGAATCGCAGAGTCCTGTTTCGATGAAGCAGACAGACGAGGGAAGCCGCTGGTGTGTGGATTTTACAA ACGTTTTGACCCAGCCCTGCAGTACCTGTACAAGAAGGTTAATGAAAACGACACCTTGGGTAGAATACAGAGGATCACATCTGTGAGCCGCCTGTACCCCCGGCCCACGATCAGCAGAATCAGATCATCAG GTGGGATATTTTTCAGCATGGCGGTGCATGACATTGACGTCATCTGCTGGCTGTTGAGGGAACGTACCCCAGACAGCATCTTCTCTCTGGGCCACGCTTTCTGTGCAG AGGTGGCTGCAGTGAATGACGCAGACTCCATCTCCGTCAGCATGAAGTTCCCGAGCGGCACCATCGCATCCCTGGACATCAGCCAGCACTGCAACAAGAGCTGCGACCAAAgactggag GTCCACGGCTCCGAAGGTTCCCTGCAGATGGAAAACAGGAACCCCCTGGGAATCTCCGACCGGAGCACGTCGTCGGGGCTGTGCCTGCAGTCCACCGCCGAACGCTTCCGCGACGCCTACCGAGAGCTGCTGCGTCACTTCCTCAGGACTCTGCGAG GGATGGAGGCTCCTTTCATCACCAAAGAGCAGTACCTGTGGACTGTCCAGGTGGCCGCAGCAGCGGAGCAGTCGTGGAAGAACGGCTCCGCAGTGGACCTGCGCAACGAGGCCCCAGAAACCATGGTCATCAAGACAGAGACGTGA